The following coding sequences are from one Leptolyngbya sp. NIES-3755 window:
- a CDS encoding hypothetical protein_100 (similar to AA sequence:cyanobase_aa:LBDG_08360): MKQTRHESEFMSLLRVKDKSPEEVATVLGISPRAVYYWLSGSREPRLTIKQTQALCSLLECSVHDLPVYFGPNKNAETPSI; the protein is encoded by the coding sequence ATGAAACAAACTCGTCACGAATCTGAGTTCATGAGCCTGCTGAGAGTAAAGGACAAGTCGCCCGAAGAAGTAGCTACAGTTCTTGGTATTTCACCAAGAGCGGTTTACTACTGGCTTTCAGGGAGCCGCGAACCACGGTTAACGATTAAACAGACCCAAGCGCTCTGTTCCTTGCTGGAATGTTCTGTTCACGATCTACCCGTCTATTTCGGACCAAATAAAAACGCTGAAACTCCGAGCATTTGA
- a CDS encoding hypothetical protein (similar to AA sequence:cyanobase_aa:AM1_1289) produces the protein MVASYNAPVQFDIRNFVEFDAQNRAICPSCASIKGSGFKKRNLSVAPNGAYKCHRGCTTDEIRSALGAERPRQIPTAIAQPASNTTISPPQVKGICARLLATDSPARKWLHDRGITDGLIKRHSIGVGRAKVGNQHLPAITIPIPANSDGTQFYQKKRVAPWISEENQPNGYKPWSQYGIPNSVYFTWLPANATQTYLCEGEWDAIRLGELLRNADSEIACASFTSGAGNVPAQDQLDLLPGEVVIFYDRNDAPLKNGDRPGEIGAKKVAKVLGDRARIALVPMADDCEIKGWDTSNAIDSGFTLEDFKKAAANSLPFQPDEPKRRENPLRARMVKNIDLIARAADYIDWLVPDLLTPNELFILGTPPRTGKSLFCLTLAKAIATGGTFLDRPVTQGSVIYVNCEDGETKVKYRQTAQGWEQWGYDLPVYWFDEFKLSELDDMRELIEDLGDVRLLVLDTLSRVRNDNAKESSSEMGRILEPLQQLARDMGVCVLLTHHLSEATLEKDDDPFKLLRGNSSIRSTCRGAMVMLPGEHSYRLISENGWSDRLDLNVRIQPDTLEWKLLGNWNPRVDGDMKQQILDHLNLIGEATIQEIATELNFNAGSVCTILHRLQREDMVEKIGGTGRQLAHYKRSANLSQQLDMLLGQPNSDNTSVTACPNKNNLEENPPEKVINSPKSDHTSDTKQIAPDAKLDHILENDHFLPNSPNSVRTSANPHPVSVVCPNSQNPKLGQDRTLAHSTKPLKTGDFVRYIGGDSPMSMLCGSRQLEVIRIQGDVAIVKYERWAISQTIPLVDLRLV, from the coding sequence ATGGTAGCAAGCTATAACGCCCCCGTCCAATTCGATATTCGGAATTTCGTTGAATTCGATGCTCAGAATCGCGCCATCTGTCCGAGTTGTGCATCTATCAAAGGATCGGGATTCAAGAAGCGTAATCTTTCAGTTGCACCGAATGGAGCATACAAATGTCACCGGGGTTGCACGACTGACGAAATCCGATCGGCACTGGGAGCCGAGAGACCCCGGCAGATTCCCACCGCGATCGCTCAACCTGCCTCCAACACCACGATTTCACCACCACAAGTGAAAGGAATCTGTGCTCGACTTCTAGCCACCGACTCACCCGCCCGCAAGTGGCTCCACGATCGCGGCATTACCGACGGGCTAATCAAACGGCACTCGATCGGCGTTGGACGCGCCAAAGTCGGAAATCAGCATCTACCCGCGATCACAATCCCCATTCCTGCAAATTCTGACGGGACACAGTTCTACCAAAAGAAACGAGTCGCGCCCTGGATCTCCGAGGAAAATCAACCAAACGGATACAAGCCCTGGAGTCAGTACGGAATCCCCAACAGCGTTTACTTCACTTGGCTACCCGCGAATGCAACACAGACCTATCTCTGTGAGGGTGAATGGGACGCGATTCGATTGGGTGAACTGCTCAGAAATGCAGACTCGGAAATTGCCTGTGCATCCTTCACCAGCGGGGCGGGAAATGTGCCCGCGCAGGATCAGCTTGACCTACTCCCCGGTGAAGTGGTCATCTTTTACGATCGCAACGATGCCCCACTCAAGAACGGCGATCGCCCCGGTGAAATTGGAGCCAAGAAAGTCGCCAAGGTATTAGGCGATCGCGCCCGAATCGCACTTGTTCCAATGGCTGACGACTGCGAAATCAAAGGGTGGGACACGTCCAACGCAATCGATTCAGGCTTCACTCTAGAGGACTTCAAAAAAGCGGCTGCCAACTCGCTACCGTTCCAACCGGACGAACCGAAGCGGCGGGAAAATCCACTACGAGCGCGAATGGTCAAAAACATCGACTTGATTGCACGTGCGGCAGATTACATCGACTGGCTCGTTCCTGACCTGCTTACTCCGAATGAACTCTTCATCCTGGGAACGCCCCCGCGTACTGGAAAATCATTGTTCTGTTTGACCTTGGCTAAAGCGATCGCAACCGGAGGGACATTTCTCGATCGACCCGTCACTCAAGGTTCAGTCATTTATGTGAACTGCGAAGACGGTGAAACCAAAGTGAAGTATCGTCAAACCGCCCAAGGTTGGGAGCAGTGGGGCTATGACTTGCCCGTCTACTGGTTCGACGAATTCAAACTCTCAGAACTCGATGACATGCGGGAACTGATCGAAGACCTCGGAGACGTGCGGCTACTCGTGCTGGACACTCTGAGCCGCGTCAGAAATGACAATGCCAAGGAAAGCAGTTCTGAAATGGGGCGGATTCTTGAACCCCTCCAGCAGCTTGCGAGGGATATGGGGGTCTGCGTTCTTCTGACTCACCATCTATCGGAAGCCACTTTGGAAAAGGACGATGACCCCTTCAAACTCCTACGGGGTAATTCTTCGATTCGCTCCACTTGCCGGGGCGCAATGGTCATGCTCCCAGGTGAGCACTCGTATCGACTCATCAGCGAGAACGGATGGAGCGATCGACTCGATCTGAATGTCCGCATTCAACCCGACACGCTCGAATGGAAATTATTAGGTAATTGGAACCCGCGAGTAGACGGGGACATGAAACAGCAAATTCTCGATCATCTCAACCTGATCGGAGAGGCAACGATTCAAGAAATCGCCACCGAATTAAATTTCAATGCGGGGTCTGTTTGTACTATTTTGCATCGTCTCCAGCGTGAAGATATGGTCGAAAAAATCGGTGGAACGGGTCGCCAACTGGCACATTACAAGCGTAGTGCTAACTTGTCCCAACAACTCGATATGCTGTTAGGACAGCCAAATTCAGATAACACAAGCGTTACAGCTTGTCCTAACAAAAATAACTTAGAAGAGAATCCGCCTGAAAAAGTGATCAATTCCCCGAAAAGTGATCACACTTCGGACACGAAACAAATTGCTCCGGATGCGAAGCTTGATCACATTTTGGAAAATGATCACTTTTTGCCTAACTCTCCTAATTCTGTTAGGACAAGCGCTAACCCACACCCCGTAAGCGTTGTATGTCCTAACAGCCAAAACCCAAAGTTAGGACAAGATAGGACACTGGCACATAGTACAAAGCCTCTAAAAACGGGTGATTTTGTGCGCTATATCGGTGGCGATTCTCCGATGAGTATGCTGTGTGGCAGCCGCCAACTAGAAGTCATCAGAATTCAAGGAGATGTGGCGATCGTCAAATATGAGCGTTGGGCAATCTCACAAACCATCCCGCTCGTGGATCTGCGTTTGGTATAG
- a CDS encoding hypothetical protein (hypothetical protein MicvaDRAFT_0014;~similar to AA sequence:cyanobase_aa:LBDG_19610), with amino-acid sequence MRLGSSINNGSKVNRIMTPNDVMNVASGAPTPWNPGDTSEIRTEKVVTKHKNFTGEEADSLRLKAADRQRQAKNNRTAYKALRSIEQSDASDQASFRAYQTTVARVTATKKKTDVSKANTLYNLTPQYARMGYSLGAAQHEAQMKVSEYQAIYADVARRW; translated from the coding sequence ATGAGACTTGGAAGTTCAATCAACAACGGCTCGAAAGTGAATCGCATCATGACCCCAAACGATGTGATGAATGTCGCTAGCGGTGCACCGACTCCCTGGAACCCCGGTGACACGAGCGAGATTCGCACCGAGAAAGTCGTCACCAAACACAAAAACTTTACCGGGGAAGAAGCGGATTCACTCCGACTCAAAGCCGCCGATCGCCAACGTCAAGCGAAAAATAATCGCACCGCCTACAAAGCCCTGCGGTCGATCGAGCAGTCGGATGCTTCAGATCAAGCAAGCTTCCGCGCTTATCAAACCACGGTGGCGCGGGTCACTGCCACCAAGAAAAAAACCGATGTCAGCAAAGCGAACACGCTTTACAACCTCACCCCGCAGTACGCCAGGATGGGCTACTCGTTGGGCGCTGCTCAACATGAGGCACAGATGAAAGTGAGCGAGTATCAGGCGATCTACGCTGATGTTGCCCGCCGCTGGTAA
- a CDS encoding hypothetical protein (similar to AA sequence:cyanobase_aa:LBDG_19620) — MANITKHKPIKWQAPPAEDYPVYRHNGTDYRLVPDSAFKKMLSDKDGFFWLALGMSMTVIAAVTQIVVNSMSPPATANQPMVIEKPVVVTQEKIVPTNCLAFCGQK; from the coding sequence ATGGCAAATATCACCAAACACAAGCCAATCAAATGGCAAGCTCCCCCCGCTGAAGATTACCCGGTCTATCGTCACAACGGCACTGACTATCGACTCGTTCCCGATTCTGCGTTCAAGAAAATGCTCTCTGACAAAGACGGATTTTTCTGGCTTGCCCTCGGAATGAGCATGACCGTGATCGCCGCTGTGACTCAGATTGTGGTCAACTCAATGTCACCGCCCGCCACTGCCAATCAGCCAATGGTGATCGAAAAACCCGTTGTCGTCACTCAAGAGAAAATCGTTCCCACCAACTGTCTGGCGTTCTGCGGACAAAAGTAG
- a CDS encoding hypothetical protein (similar to AA sequence:cyanobase_aa:LBDG_08400) encodes MARFLSWMPASNYGQQWSIVFGSGCLTWFMLICFARILPPAIQLLTFLVPILCFIYALQILPKWQKEGRRKDLTESLIEREISHSMMNQHHRNLATMDLDHHQQMTELANLYPEQESEEWGSTPHAELAPPEQATYLLKVKQDVMQACGDIGWLCLEYLSSKATQISDKDGYISLEKIRSNWGRNYGLNTDNLRELLVALTGIQLGEWRDSTMREWRLLLTL; translated from the coding sequence ATGGCTCGTTTCTTAAGCTGGATGCCCGCATCGAACTACGGGCAACAATGGTCGATCGTCTTCGGCTCAGGATGCCTCACCTGGTTCATGCTGATTTGCTTCGCTCGAATTCTCCCGCCGGCTATTCAATTACTCACCTTCTTAGTTCCGATTCTCTGCTTCATCTATGCGCTTCAAATTCTCCCCAAGTGGCAGAAAGAGGGACGGCGTAAAGACCTCACCGAATCGCTGATCGAGCGAGAAATCTCACACAGCATGATGAATCAACATCATCGCAACCTTGCCACGATGGATCTAGACCATCATCAGCAAATGACTGAACTTGCAAACCTCTACCCCGAACAAGAGTCTGAAGAATGGGGTTCAACCCCTCATGCCGAACTTGCCCCACCAGAGCAAGCGACTTATCTCTTGAAAGTGAAACAAGATGTCATGCAAGCGTGTGGCGATATTGGTTGGTTGTGTCTCGAATATTTGAGCAGTAAAGCAACACAAATCAGCGACAAAGACGGCTATATTTCACTTGAGAAAATCCGTTCAAACTGGGGAAGAAACTACGGCTTAAACACCGACAATTTGCGAGAATTGTTAGTTGCATTAACCGGGATTCAACTGGGAGAATGGCGCGATTCTACCATGAGAGAATGGCGACTTCTTCTAACACTTTGA
- a CDS encoding hypothetical protein (similar to AA sequence:cyanobase_aa:LBDG_19770), whose amino-acid sequence MLPNNFSPAEHLQDVIRRTYNPEVREWFADLTTDNPDISTPRGSLRTACTHAENDTMDMTLSRMLLFDMVVKQRFQAQISSSDRDLNYRVLRRTRPRVKLFFLEDLKDVEKGFQPITGEISFRLMNQTSTTMSETEAKQLGTRIKSLFGASGGFVWRKGKELFSYTDWDKGYQLQLLARNKTEGKRIVEQVLDVQQHNPDWEFFNRTENEEPSTAFPTVPPTETILSKRRRLPRRRPIADVRFQYATLKIAGLPNEICLFDRSGRFSTALVK is encoded by the coding sequence ATGCTGCCTAATAACTTTAGCCCCGCTGAACATCTACAGGATGTGATCCGCCGTACCTACAACCCAGAGGTGCGCGAATGGTTTGCTGACCTTACCACTGATAATCCAGACATCAGCACACCTAGAGGTAGCTTAAGAACCGCTTGCACTCATGCCGAGAACGATACGATGGACATGACTTTAAGTCGAATGCTGTTGTTTGACATGGTAGTAAAACAGCGATTCCAAGCCCAAATCAGTAGCTCAGATCGTGACCTGAACTATCGTGTACTACGCCGCACCCGTCCGCGAGTCAAGCTATTCTTCCTTGAAGACCTCAAAGACGTAGAAAAAGGCTTTCAACCCATCACTGGAGAGATATCTTTTCGTCTGATGAATCAAACCAGCACAACGATGAGTGAAACCGAAGCAAAACAACTTGGAACGCGAATTAAATCGCTGTTTGGGGCATCTGGGGGATTTGTTTGGAGAAAAGGTAAGGAATTGTTTTCGTACACTGATTGGGACAAAGGTTATCAACTCCAGTTACTTGCACGAAACAAAACCGAAGGAAAGCGAATTGTTGAACAAGTACTAGACGTACAACAGCACAATCCTGATTGGGAGTTCTTCAATCGCACTGAAAACGAAGAACCTAGCACCGCATTTCCGACTGTTCCCCCAACCGAAACGATTCTGAGCAAGCGCCGTCGATTGCCCCGCCGCCGTCCGATCGCAGATGTGCGCTTTCAGTACGCCACGCTCAAAATTGCAGGACTACCAAATGAGATTTGCTTATTTGATCGCTCCGGTCGATTTTCTACCGCATTGGTCAAATAA
- a CDS encoding hypothetical protein (similar to AA sequence:cyanobase_aa:LBDG_08220): MSAVNITTQIPNAIVTIEQLATWAVLALCRVNPNDSVLEADNIRELIAQNGIFKAADGTERIFLRLSLELNPEYKVDDRKLWMNVKEVSQAQIPAAYTTN; encoded by the coding sequence ATGAGCGCAGTTAACATCACAACGCAAATCCCGAACGCGATCGTCACTATTGAGCAGTTGGCAACGTGGGCAGTTCTAGCCCTTTGCCGTGTCAATCCAAATGATTCAGTTCTTGAAGCTGACAATATTCGGGAACTGATCGCCCAAAACGGCATTTTCAAAGCAGCGGATGGAACAGAACGAATTTTTCTCAGGCTCTCACTTGAACTCAATCCAGAATACAAAGTTGACGATCGCAAACTCTGGATGAACGTGAAAGAAGTATCTCAAGCGCAGATTCCCGCTGCATACACAACGAACTAA
- a CDS encoding hypothetical protein (similar to AA sequence:cyanobase_aa:LBDG_08330), with amino-acid sequence MDDLLANRIRRLENQVNAVVTQLSRTNTDLIELYGELHNCYDPDSSRAIELEKKIEIIQIRIQALSTLTPREVRY; translated from the coding sequence ATGGATGACCTTCTTGCGAACCGAATTCGACGACTCGAAAATCAAGTCAATGCCGTCGTCACTCAACTGAGCCGCACGAATACCGACCTGATCGAACTCTACGGCGAACTTCACAACTGTTACGACCCTGATTCATCCAGAGCGATCGAGCTTGAGAAAAAGATCGAAATTATTCAGATCCGAATCCAAGCGCTTTCAACCCTCACTCCACGCGAAGTCCGTTACTAA
- a CDS encoding hypothetical protein (similar to AA sequence:cyanobase_aa:LBDG_19650) encodes MSDTPIAQPPKTIASKPIAYYLSDAEDAENLSKIALDYGDRLEGLSEGQKISLLTNILAEIWDRPTTKRGYCPPVLTQALKSLSTDTLLGLLTATAEQLRHDQPQEESLAPEGWRSV; translated from the coding sequence ATGAGCGATACACCGATCGCCCAACCACCGAAAACCATCGCAAGCAAACCGATCGCCTATTACCTCTCAGACGCAGAGGACGCGGAAAACCTCTCTAAAATCGCTCTCGATTACGGCGATCGCTTAGAGGGACTGTCTGAAGGACAAAAAATCTCGCTACTAACGAACATCCTCGCTGAAATCTGGGATCGACCCACCACCAAGCGCGGTTACTGCCCACCCGTACTCACTCAAGCCCTGAAATCACTTTCGACTGACACGCTGTTAGGTCTGTTGACTGCCACCGCTGAGCAGCTTCGGCATGACCAACCCCAAGAAGAGTCACTGGCTCCAGAAGGTTGGCGTTCAGTTTAG
- a CDS encoding unknown protein (similar to AA sequence:cyanobase_aa:slr0881), whose translation MVGPTKPIEPRLSKPTRSAQSQRFFNAVTSAPTKPQFPNSKPISEINREQRRSKQVPPDAPKKPSQPVAPVQPIEPPLEVPQLPKPEPITPPIKPRSEINFDAIAKEAARQKQELSRVSSKTQYELHRLAHGDAKMIDRLLIHTRSRNPDRPEQWIWEKVIRDLERDRGYR comes from the coding sequence ATGGTTGGACCCACAAAACCGATAGAGCCAAGACTCAGTAAGCCAACTCGTAGCGCTCAATCACAGCGGTTTTTCAATGCTGTCACCAGTGCGCCCACAAAACCACAATTTCCCAATTCAAAGCCGATTTCAGAGATCAACCGAGAACAGCGGCGATCAAAGCAGGTTCCACCGGATGCACCCAAAAAGCCATCGCAACCTGTCGCACCTGTTCAACCGATAGAACCACCGCTAGAAGTCCCACAACTGCCCAAACCTGAACCTATCACACCACCGATAAAACCTCGTTCTGAAATTAATTTTGATGCGATCGCAAAAGAAGCCGCTCGACAGAAACAGGAACTTAGCCGGGTGTCCTCTAAAACTCAATACGAACTTCATCGACTGGCTCACGGGGACGCAAAAATGATCGATCGCCTACTCATACACACTCGATCGCGCAATCCAGATCGCCCAGAGCAGTGGATTTGGGAAAAAGTCATCCGCGATTTAGAACGAGATCGCGGCTACCGCTAA
- a CDS encoding unnamed protein product (similar to AA sequence:cyanobase_aa:LBDG_19780) encodes MPRLQTINPTTPGGFPTTTRQVTTNRGTGTVLRTLSPTPNNATEASLNRIYDYNGRSTNPATPSSGSAVLGGREGARLREQTRVNQGFNSPRSLPSPSAPPATNPSTPPSSGFGNGGFGNGRFGGSGIGSGIASGIGGAIVNSGVAKNLGNSLGTGLGKWLRDRLGRPPLPGSRPGSAPNTNIPPGLQPGNTFPRSGSDDTETFRFPSTDKPYRFQITVVATSYSRATGVVVFEDTAADYFSGFGIPLSLRRFSEDLSTERVILIQHYHVFTWINADGETVELGTRTLTEDIGFTVGNWRVFSTGWQINTSPESSSENWEPPEIPISLIAPPPTSTRIAPPPLNIGERADTGTATGTRTETGTGTRIAPPPTILQTPPGLGTETGTGTSTTTRFGSETTRSVGTNTGTGTGTQNRTETRTTRFTSEDLTKNVGGKEGKLEQGKIQEIEQKQRKEVEIDQTTPEVCQNPCIADVQRNQQNQNEMTEVTFDRFVSWNALTGKAIYVPEKIRVPVGLAPFARIMGNRTADIRSRFGLAELRAKLMQMMNIINTAATLHNAAMLSTNLAQTLGDLVTQSFQTFGPMFGVDQSVAETFDANEVLGKAFNETMEKAIGKEAWNGTKTTWLKLNRIVTTASQIVWTVRSMSDSAREIAEWTAENTGKIGNALKRFRVVGENAYSWMPERINAQNRWQQRIQRFMEGTENIDDAASSLTGVVGEVRSITEELNELKEQKQNFDKAIKEATPNNRPDNDATKKAADDSDQASKSPNLQPSDREKGDAS; translated from the coding sequence ATGCCAAGACTTCAAACGATTAATCCAACTACGCCCGGCGGATTTCCGACAACTACACGGCAAGTAACCACTAACCGAGGCACGGGAACTGTTCTAAGAACGCTGTCCCCAACTCCCAACAATGCGACAGAAGCTAGTCTTAATCGCATCTATGACTACAACGGTAGAAGCACGAATCCTGCTACTCCTAGTTCTGGCAGTGCTGTGTTAGGAGGTAGAGAGGGTGCAAGATTGAGAGAGCAAACAAGAGTAAATCAAGGGTTTAATTCACCGCGATCGCTTCCCTCTCCTAGTGCCCCTCCTGCTACGAATCCCTCTACCCCTCCCTCTAGCGGATTCGGTAACGGTGGATTCGGTAACGGTCGGTTTGGTGGATCTGGAATTGGGAGCGGTATCGCGTCTGGTATTGGAGGCGCGATCGTTAATTCTGGAGTAGCTAAAAATCTCGGTAACAGCTTAGGGACGGGTTTAGGGAAGTGGTTAAGAGACAGGCTTGGTAGACCTCCCCTACCCGGTTCCAGACCTGGATCAGCACCTAATACTAATATCCCCCCTGGATTACAGCCCGGAAATACCTTCCCTAGAAGCGGTAGCGATGACACTGAAACGTTTAGATTCCCGTCCACTGACAAGCCCTATCGATTCCAAATCACGGTTGTAGCAACAAGCTATTCAAGAGCTACGGGCGTTGTTGTTTTTGAAGACACCGCCGCAGATTATTTCTCAGGCTTCGGAATTCCGTTGTCATTACGTCGTTTTTCTGAAGATCTAAGCACTGAGAGAGTGATTCTTATTCAGCACTATCATGTTTTCACTTGGATCAATGCTGATGGAGAAACAGTCGAACTAGGGACTCGAACTCTGACTGAAGACATAGGTTTCACTGTCGGAAACTGGAGGGTTTTTAGTACTGGATGGCAAATCAATACAAGTCCTGAATCTTCATCTGAAAACTGGGAACCTCCAGAAATCCCGATCAGCTTAATTGCTCCGCCTCCTACTTCGACTCGGATTGCTCCGCCTCCATTGAACATCGGTGAAAGAGCGGATACAGGCACGGCTACGGGAACCAGGACAGAAACAGGTACAGGAACTAGAATCGCTCCGCCTCCTACAATTCTTCAAACTCCACCTGGACTGGGGACAGAAACAGGTACAGGAACTAGCACAACCACAAGATTTGGCAGCGAGACTACTAGAAGTGTGGGAACTAACACAGGGACGGGAACAGGAACACAGAATCGTACAGAGACAAGAACAACACGATTTACTTCTGAAGATCTAACTAAAAACGTTGGGGGGAAAGAAGGAAAGCTAGAACAAGGCAAAATTCAAGAGATCGAACAGAAGCAAAGGAAAGAAGTAGAGATTGATCAGACTACTCCCGAAGTTTGTCAAAACCCATGTATCGCAGATGTGCAACGAAATCAGCAAAACCAGAATGAAATGACCGAAGTAACATTCGATCGCTTTGTTTCGTGGAACGCATTAACAGGTAAGGCAATCTATGTTCCTGAAAAAATTCGTGTTCCTGTCGGGTTAGCTCCGTTTGCGAGAATAATGGGCAATCGCACCGCAGACATTAGATCACGCTTTGGACTTGCAGAATTACGAGCTAAGCTGATGCAAATGATGAACATCATCAATACTGCTGCAACGCTGCACAATGCTGCAATGCTTTCGACTAACTTAGCTCAAACACTGGGAGACTTAGTTACTCAAAGCTTCCAAACATTCGGACCCATGTTCGGAGTTGATCAATCCGTCGCTGAAACCTTTGATGCAAATGAAGTGCTCGGAAAAGCATTCAACGAAACAATGGAAAAAGCGATCGGGAAAGAAGCTTGGAACGGAACTAAAACAACGTGGCTCAAACTTAACCGCATTGTGACGACAGCAAGCCAAATTGTTTGGACTGTTCGATCAATGAGTGATTCTGCACGAGAAATTGCAGAATGGACGGCAGAGAACACCGGAAAGATCGGTAATGCACTCAAACGATTCCGAGTTGTGGGAGAGAACGCCTATAGCTGGATGCCTGAACGCATTAACGCTCAGAATCGTTGGCAACAACGAATTCAAAGATTTATGGAAGGGACTGAGAACATTGATGACGCGGCAAGTTCACTTACTGGAGTTGTTGGAGAAGTGCGATCGATTACCGAAGAACTCAACGAGCTAAAAGAGCAAAAGCAGAACTTTGATAAAGCCATCAAAGAAGCGACTCCGAACAATCGCCCGGACAACGATGCGACTAAAAAAGCTGCCGATGACTCAGACCAGGCAAGCAAATCACCTAATTTGCAACCTTCAGATCGCGAGAAAGGAGACGCGTCGTAA
- a CDS encoding hypothetical protein (similar to AA sequence:cyanobase_aa:LBDG_19600): protein MFKMARFATLIGLGLAISSFIGLMARHFPPLTIGLWILTLILLVLMLMSYFAGPLLDQHFGWTEDTCFGIAIALFLTFILGGLIGWLVS from the coding sequence ATGTTCAAGATGGCTAGATTTGCGACTCTCATCGGGTTGGGTCTAGCCATCAGTTCTTTTATCGGACTGATGGCTCGTCACTTCCCGCCACTGACGATCGGACTGTGGATTCTCACCCTCATTCTCTTAGTGCTGATGCTGATGAGTTACTTTGCAGGTCCACTCCTCGATCAGCATTTTGGCTGGACAGAAGACACCTGCTTTGGAATTGCGATCGCGCTTTTTCTCACATTCATCCTGGGAGGTCTGATCGGATGGCTCGTTTCTTAA